CAGGTTTTTCACACCCACGAAACGAGCTCGCGATTCGCAAACGACCGAGTCAAACGCACTTGAAACTGTACTTATCGACAGCTCACAGCGGCGCCTTACTACTACTACTCTTTCGAAATACTAAAAGAAGACATTTGTTGGATTCACTTGCTCCATGAAAATCACGTTCGATCGCGAGAAGTTTCAACAGGCATTCCAGACCGCGGCGATGGTAGCCCCCAGCCGTAGTCCTAAGCCGATCCTACAGAACGTCAAACTTGACGCGACCGAGAAGTCCGCCATCCTGATGGCCACCGACATGGAAATCGGTGTGCGGATCGAGGTCGAAGGCATCGAAGTCGAACAGCCAGGCAGTATCGTTCTGCCGGTGGCACGGTTCGGATCTATCTTGAAGGAGGTTCGCGATGAAAAGCTCAGCGTGCAACGCGAAGAATCACGCACCGTCGTGCAAGCCCAACACAGTAAGTTCACCTTGTCGAGCGAAGACCCCGACGAGTTTCCCACCGTGCAAGGATTCTCCGAGACGAAGTACCATGAAGTATCGGCTCGGGTTTTCAAAGAACTGATCCGCCGCACACTATTCGCGACCGATACTGAAAGTGGCCGATACGCCTTAGGCGGTGTGCTATTGGAATTAGGTGAGAACAGCATTACGGCCGTTGCCACCGATGGACGACGTTTGGCCAAGATGGAAGGCCCTGCCACGCAAGTTGACGGGCATGGCCAAACCGATGCGATGACGATTGTGCCATCTCGCGCGATGCAATTGATCGAGCGAAGTTTGACCGATCTGGAAGCGACCGTGCAGATCTCTTCCCGCACCAATGACGTGTTGGTGAAAGTCGGTCCGGCGACCATCTACGCTCGCTTGGTAGAAGGACGTTTTCCCAAGTGGCGTGACGTCTTGCCTGAGAAGCGAGATGCGGCCCATATCGAAATGTCGGTAGGCCCTGCATTCGCCGCGTTACGTCAGGCTGCCATTGTGACGTCCGACGAGAGCCGTGGAATCGACTTCACGTTCGGCAACGGCTCGATGATCCTTTCCAGCAACACGGCCGAGGTGGGCGATTCTCGCGTCGAGATTCCGATCCCTTTCGATGGCGATCCGGTCGAGATCACGATGGACCACCGCTTTGTCGCCGACTTTTACAAGGTGCTGGGGAGTGAAAGCAACTTCATCCTCAATATCCAAAATGCCGAAAGCGCTGCTCTGTTTAGCACAGACGACAATTACGATTACGTCGTCATGCCTTTGGCGCGCGATCGCTAGTCCGCGAATCTTGCGAGTTTGAACCTTTTGAAACGGATTTCCCAGCGATGAGCGAACGCCAGCCAGGCAGAATGCAATCGATCAAAGGAACCTTGGCCCAGTTGATGGTCCAGAAGGGCTATGCCCAAGTTCAAACGGCCGATGCATGCCAAAAGGCTTGGGACGTCGCCGCCGGCGAACGCTTGGCCCAGCACAGCATCGCTGGCAACGTCACTCGCGGAACGCTGCTAGTCATGGTTGCTAACTCCACGATCAGCCAGATGATTAGTTTCCAGAAGCCGCAAATCCTCAAGTCACTTCAGCAGCAACTGCCAGATCACAACATCACAGATTTGAAAATCAAAGTTGGAAGAATCGACTAACGTGACGTCCGGACTCTGCGGACGGCTCACTGGTTTCGTTTCTTCCCCTTTATTCACTCGACAATTCGATACTTTCATTTCATGCCGTAGCAAGAAGAGAAATCTCTTTCACGTTACGGCTGGGATTCTGGTCCGCCGAGCGGACCCTACAACGAAAAGTAAATATGACTGAACCGAACGAATCGAACCCGCCAGAAGATCAACCAACTGGGGATGTCGAAAACAAGGAAGCCGCCAAGCAGGCAGAACAGGCCAAGGCAAATTCGGAATATGGTGCGACCGACCTTGAGCATCTCTCCGACCTGGAGCACGTTCGCGAACGACCGAGTATGTACATCGGTGACCG
The genomic region above belongs to Blastopirellula marina and contains:
- a CDS encoding DUF721 domain-containing protein codes for the protein MSERQPGRMQSIKGTLAQLMVQKGYAQVQTADACQKAWDVAAGERLAQHSIAGNVTRGTLLVMVANSTISQMISFQKPQILKSLQQQLPDHNITDLKIKVGRID
- the dnaN gene encoding DNA polymerase III subunit beta → MKITFDREKFQQAFQTAAMVAPSRSPKPILQNVKLDATEKSAILMATDMEIGVRIEVEGIEVEQPGSIVLPVARFGSILKEVRDEKLSVQREESRTVVQAQHSKFTLSSEDPDEFPTVQGFSETKYHEVSARVFKELIRRTLFATDTESGRYALGGVLLELGENSITAVATDGRRLAKMEGPATQVDGHGQTDAMTIVPSRAMQLIERSLTDLEATVQISSRTNDVLVKVGPATIYARLVEGRFPKWRDVLPEKRDAAHIEMSVGPAFAALRQAAIVTSDESRGIDFTFGNGSMILSSNTAEVGDSRVEIPIPFDGDPVEITMDHRFVADFYKVLGSESNFILNIQNAESAALFSTDDNYDYVVMPLARDR